The Rhododendron vialii isolate Sample 1 chromosome 6a, ASM3025357v1 genome includes a window with the following:
- the LOC131328650 gene encoding glycine-rich cell wall structural protein 1-like gives MGSVSQKWACVSLLFFSIVLHLSALALGYGDDCGRFGRRGCGGGWGGREGGGRGGWGGREGGGRYGGGRGGGGGPGGGFGGGPGGGGRPGGGFGGGPGGGVGGGGGLGGGGGGGLGGGSGGAGGGVGGGPGGGVGGGGGLGGGGGGGVGGGSGQGGGFGAGGGVGGGAGGGVGVGGGGGGGSGGGGGLGGGSGHGGGFGAGGGVGGGAGGVGVGGGGGGGSGGGGGLGGGSGKGGGFGAGGGVGGGTGGVGVGGGGGGGSGGGGGLGGGSGQGGGFGAGGGVGGGAGGVGVGGGGGGGSGGGGGVGGGSGHGGGFGAGGGVGGAGGGLGGGGGGGGGGGGGGQGGGFGAGGGVGGGAGQGGGVGGGSGLGGGAGGGLGGGRGGGGGLGGGHGIGGGGGIGIGIGVGVGIGVGGGAGGGTGAGVGSGTGVGGGGGR, from the coding sequence ATGGGTAGTGTTTCTCAAAAATGGGCTTgtgtttctcttcttttcttcagCATTGTTCTGCATTTGAGTGCCCTCGCTCTTGGCTATGGTGATGATTGCGGCCGGTTTGGTCGAAGGGGTTGCGGTGGTGGGTGGGGCGGACGTGAGGGCGGTGGTCGTGGCGGTTGGGGTGGACGCGAGGGCGGTGGCCGTTATGGTGGTGGTAGGGGCGGTGGTGGAGGACCTGGAGGAGGTTTTGGTGGAGGACCTGGTGGCGGTGGAAGACCTGGAGGAGGTTTTGGTGGAGGACCCGGAGGTGGTGTGGGTGGTGGAGGAGGGCTTGggggtggaggtggtggaggtcTTGGAGGTGGTTCGGGTGGAGCTGGTGGCGGCGTTGGTGGGGGTCCTGGAGGAGGTGTTGGTGGGGGCGGTGGCTtaggaggtggtggtggcggcggtgttGGAGGTGGTTCAGGTCAAGGCGGTGGGTTTGGTGCTGGCGGAGGAGTAGGTGGTGGTGCAGGAGGAGGTGTAGGTGTTGGTGGGGGTGGAGGCGGaggtagtggaggtggtggggGTCTTGGAGGTGGCTCGGGTCATGGTGGTGGGTTTGGAGCCGGTGGAGGTGTAGGTGGTGGTGCGGGAGGAGTGGgtgtcggtggtggtggaggtggaggtagTGGAGGCGGTGGCGGTCTTGGGGGTGGTTCTGGTAAAGGTGGTGGGTTTGGAGCGGGGGGTGGTGTAGGTGGTGGCACAGGAGGAGTGGgcgtcggtggtggtggaggaggtggtAGCGGAGGCGGCGGCGGTCTTGGAGGTGGTTCTGGTCAAGGTGGTGGGTTTGGAGCGGGGGGCGGTGTAGGCGGTGGTGCGGGAGGAGTGGGagtcggtggtggtggaggtggcggtAGTGGAGGTGGCGGTGGCGTCGGGGGCGGTTCAGGTCATGGTGGTGGTTTCGGAGCCGGGGGAGGTGTAGGTGGTGCAGGAGGAGGTTtgggtggtggcggtggtggaggaggtggtggtggaggcggaGGCCAAGGTGGAGGATTCGGAGCTGGTGGTGGAGTAGGTGGTGGAGCAGGGCAAGGCGGAGGAGTTGGTGGAGGCAGCGGTCTAGGAGGAGGAGCTGGTGGAGGTTTGGGAGGCGGCCGAGGTGGCGGTGGAGGTTTGGGCGGTGGTCATGgaattggtggtggtggaggaatCGGAATCGGAATCGGTGTGGGCGTTGGTATTGGAGTTGGAGGAGGTGCTGGTGGTGGTACTGGTGCTGGAGTTGGATCTGGCAccggtgttggtggtggtggtggacgGTAA
- the LOC131330648 gene encoding DNA repair protein RAD16 isoform X3: MKLRSRRVGTSKHGADPGFIDSTEEDDDPLSYSDSDYSATSDESELMENNLNKMMRNVKAFSPPRKIIASLNSALKDIAGPSYQGGSSSDSDLEDYVTKRRKVGMKKDEVHSSSKRGEREVEQEGAVRNNYQACGDYNNYQAYGDYNLGIDFLEVERKIKLKRRKKKKGEGPILLWEVWEEEQEKWIEENILKDVDLENHNEVVAETVDAPSDVVMPLLRYQKEWLAWALKQEESATRGGILADEMGMGKTIQAIALVLAKREIRRAIGDPDGQPLPCSSSGLPEIKGTLVICPLVAVIQWVSEIERFTTKGSNKILVYHGAKRGKSLQQFSEYDFVITTYSIVESEYRKNVMPPKKKCEWCGKAFYDRKMNIHLKYFCGPDAVKTDKQSKQKRKGPKLSLNKLKHKSASTEGQEDESMGVKDKGTCKKSGKRDNTEKEPGVCSSKDNSADIEESILRKNSILHAVKWDRIILDEAHYIKDRHCNTAKAVLALESSFKWALSGTPLQNRVGELYSLVRFLQIVPYSYYFCKDCDCRTLDYSSSTECSNCPHKSVRHFCWWNKYVATPIQAQGNIGDGKRAMILLKHKMLKSLVLRRTKKGRAADLALPPRIVSLRRDMLDMKEEDYYTSLYNESQSQFNTYVEAGTLMNNYAHIFDLLTRLRQAVDHPYLVVYSKTAMERLGLEADSSGDEQVCGLCHETVEDPVVTSCAHVFCKSCLIDFSASRGRVSCPSCSKPLTVDFSTNVGHGEPNAKTTIKGFKSSSILNRIRLDNFKTSTKIDALREEIRFMVERDGSAKGIVFSQFTSFLDLIHYSLRKSGVTCVQLVGSMSMAARDAAISRFTNDPDCRIFLMSLKAGGVALNLTVASHVFLMDPWWNPAVERQAQDRIHRIGQYKPIRIVRFVIENTIEERILKLQEKKELVFEGTVGGSSEALAKLTEADLRFLFMT; the protein is encoded by the exons ATGAAGCTTCGCTCTCGTCGCGTTGGGACTTCAAAGCACG GCGCAGATCCCGGTTTTATAGATAGCACTGAGGAAGATGATGATCCTCTGTCATATTCAGATTCTGATTATAGTGCCACCAGTGATGAAA GTGAACTTATGGAAAACAATTTGAACAAGATGATGCGAAACGTGAAGGCCTTCTCCCCACCACGCAAAATAATAGCCTCGCTAAACTCTGCACTGAAGGATATTGCTGGACCTAGTTATCAGGGAGGTAGTTCTAGTGATTCTGATCTCGAGGATTATGTGACGAAAAGGAGGAAAGTGGGCATGAAGAAAGATGAGGTGCATTCAAGTTCCAAGAGAGGGGAACGAGAAGTTGAGCAAGAGGGTGCTGTCAGAAACAATTATCAAGCATGTGGAGATTATAATAATTATCAAGCATATGGAGATTATAATCTGGGGATTGATTTTCTTGAAGTGGAGAGGAAGATAAAActgaaaaggaggaaaaagaagaaaggggaAGGGCCAATCTTGTTGTGGGAAGTTTGGGAAGAAGAACAAGAGAAATGGATTGAAGAGAATATACTGAAGGATGTTGATTTAGAGAATCACAATGAAGTGGTTGCTGAAACTGTTGATGCTCCTTCAGATGTGGTTATGCCTCTGCTGAGGTACCAAAAGGAATGGTTAGCTTGGGCTTTGAAGCAAGAAGAATCTGCAACCAGAGGCGGGATCCTTGCGGATGAGATGGGGATGGGGAAGACTATTCAAGCAATTGCCCTCGTCCTTGCTAAACGGGAAATCAGACGAGCAATTGGTGACCCTGATGGACAACCTTTACCCTGTTCATCCAGTGGATTACCTGAAATCAAAGGCACACTTGTTATTTGTCCCCTGGTTGCTGTAATTCAGTGGGTAAGTGAGATTGAACGTTTCACCACAAAAGGAAGCAACAAGATACTTGTCTATCATGGGGCTAAAAGGGGAAAGAGTCTTCAGCAGTTCTCTGAATATGACTTTGTCATAACTACATACTCCATCGTCGAGTCTGAATACAGGAAAAATGTGATGCCGCCGAAAAAGAAGTGCGAGTGGTGTGGGAAGGCATTTTACGATCGTAAGATGAATATTCACCTGAAATATTTCTGTGGCCCTGATGCTGTTAAGACCGATAAGCAGTCAAAACAAAAGAGGAAGGGACCAAAACTTTCACTGAACAAATTAAAGCATAAGTCAGCATCTACTGAAGGCCAGGAAGATGAATCAATGGGTGTCAAGGATAAGGGCACTTGCAAGAAGTCTGGGAAGCGGGACAATACGGAAAAAGAACCAGGAGTTTGTTCATCCAAGGATAATTCAGCAGACATTGAAGAAAGCATACTCAGAAAGAACTCTATTTTGCACGCTGTTAAATGGGACCGAATTATTTTAGATGAG GCTCATTATATTAAAGATAGACATTGTAATACTGCAAAGGCTGTCCTTGCTTTGGAATCTTCGTTCAAATGGGCTTTAAGTGGAACTCCTCTGCAGAATCGTGTCGGAGAGCTTTATTCACTG GTTCGCTTCCTGCAGATAGTCCCATACTCATATTACTTCTGTAAAGATTGTGATTGTAGGACACTTGATTACAG TTCCTCAACCGAGTGTTCGAACTGCCCTCATAAATCTGTGAGGCACTTTTGCTGGTGGAACAAG TATGTTGCGACACCAATACAAGCTCAAGGGAATATTGGTGATGGTAAAAGAGCCATGATCTTGCTAAAGCATAAAATGTTGAAGAGCCTAGTGCTAAGACGCACTAAAAAGGGCCGGGCAGCAGATCTTGCACTTCCTCCAAGAATC GTTTCATTAAGACGGGACATGCTTGATATGAAAGAAGAAGACTATTACACATCATTGTACAATGAAAGTCAATCACAATTTAATAC ATATGTTGAGGCAGGAACTTTGATGAATAACTATGCTCATATATTTGACCTCCTTACTCGACTGAGACAG GCCGTTGATCACCCTTACCTTGTGGTATATTCTAAAACTGCTATGGAAAGACTTGGACTCGAGGCTGATTCCAGTGGTGATGAACAAGTATGTGGCTTATGTCATGAGACAGTAGAAGATCCTGTG gtCACGTCATGTGCACATGTCTTCTGCAAGTCATGTTTGATCGATTTCTCTGCAAGTAGGGGACGAGTCTCTTGCCCTTCATGTTCAAAACCACTTACTGTTGACTTCAGTACAAATGTGGGCCATGGAGAGCCAAATGCTAAAACAACTATTAAAGGTTTTAAATCATCAAGTATTCTAAACAGGATCAGGCTTGACAATTTCAAGACAAGCACGAAAATTGATGCTTTG AGGGAAGAAATCCGATTCATGGTTGAAAGGGATGGTTCAGCAAAAGGAATTGTTTTCAGCCAATTCACATCATTCTTGGATTTGATACACTACTCCCTCCGGAAG TCTGGCGTTACTTGCGTTCAATTGGTGGGGTCCATGTCCATGGCTGCTAGGGATGCTGCAATTTCAAGATTTACCAATGATCCAGATTGCAGAATCTTCCTTATGAGCTTAAAAGCTGGAGGTGTTGCTCTGAATCTCACCGTTGCTTCGCAT GTTTTCTTGATGGACCCCTGGTGGAATCCAGCAGTGGAACGACAAGCCCAAGATAGAATCCATCGGATAGGCCAATACAAGCCCATCAG GATTGTGAGATTTGTCATTGAGAACACAATTGAGGAAagaattttgaagttgcaagAGAAGAAGGAACTAGTCTTTGAAGG GACCGTGGGTGGCTCTTCTGAAGCACTTGCGAAACTAACAGAGGCAGACTTGCGGTTTCTCTTTATGACCTAA
- the LOC131330648 gene encoding DNA repair protein RAD16 isoform X1 has translation MKLRSRRVGTSKHGADPGFIDSTEEDDDPLSYSDSDYSATSDESDEGVNIGELMENNLNKMMRNVKAFSPPRKIIASLNSALKDIAGPSYQGGSSSDSDLEDYVTKRRKVGMKKDEVHSSSKRGEREVEQEGAVRNNYQACGDYNNYQAYGDYNLGIDFLEVERKIKLKRRKKKKGEGPILLWEVWEEEQEKWIEENILKDVDLENHNEVVAETVDAPSDVVMPLLRYQKEWLAWALKQEESATRGGILADEMGMGKTIQAIALVLAKREIRRAIGDPDGQPLPCSSSGLPEIKGTLVICPLVAVIQWVSEIERFTTKGSNKILVYHGAKRGKSLQQFSEYDFVITTYSIVESEYRKNVMPPKKKCEWCGKAFYDRKMNIHLKYFCGPDAVKTDKQSKQKRKGPKLSLNKLKHKSASTEGQEDESMGVKDKGTCKKSGKRDNTEKEPGVCSSKDNSADIEESILRKNSILHAVKWDRIILDEAHYIKDRHCNTAKAVLALESSFKWALSGTPLQNRVGELYSLVRFLQIVPYSYYFCKDCDCRTLDYSSSTECSNCPHKSVRHFCWWNKYVATPIQAQGNIGDGKRAMILLKHKMLKSLVLRRTKKGRAADLALPPRIVSLRRDMLDMKEEDYYTSLYNESQSQFNTYVEAGTLMNNYAHIFDLLTRLRQAVDHPYLVVYSKTAMERLGLEADSSGDEQVCGLCHETVEDPVVTSCAHVFCKSCLIDFSASRGRVSCPSCSKPLTVDFSTNVGHGEPNAKTTIKGFKSSSILNRIRLDNFKTSTKIDALREEIRFMVERDGSAKGIVFSQFTSFLDLIHYSLRKSGVTCVQLVGSMSMAARDAAISRFTNDPDCRIFLMSLKAGGVALNLTVASHVFLMDPWWNPAVERQAQDRIHRIGQYKPIRIVRFVIENTIEERILKLQEKKELVFEGTVGGSSEALAKLTEADLRFLFMT, from the exons ATGAAGCTTCGCTCTCGTCGCGTTGGGACTTCAAAGCACG GCGCAGATCCCGGTTTTATAGATAGCACTGAGGAAGATGATGATCCTCTGTCATATTCAGATTCTGATTATAGTGCCACCAGTGATGAAAGTGATGAAG GTGTAAATATAGGTGAACTTATGGAAAACAATTTGAACAAGATGATGCGAAACGTGAAGGCCTTCTCCCCACCACGCAAAATAATAGCCTCGCTAAACTCTGCACTGAAGGATATTGCTGGACCTAGTTATCAGGGAGGTAGTTCTAGTGATTCTGATCTCGAGGATTATGTGACGAAAAGGAGGAAAGTGGGCATGAAGAAAGATGAGGTGCATTCAAGTTCCAAGAGAGGGGAACGAGAAGTTGAGCAAGAGGGTGCTGTCAGAAACAATTATCAAGCATGTGGAGATTATAATAATTATCAAGCATATGGAGATTATAATCTGGGGATTGATTTTCTTGAAGTGGAGAGGAAGATAAAActgaaaaggaggaaaaagaagaaaggggaAGGGCCAATCTTGTTGTGGGAAGTTTGGGAAGAAGAACAAGAGAAATGGATTGAAGAGAATATACTGAAGGATGTTGATTTAGAGAATCACAATGAAGTGGTTGCTGAAACTGTTGATGCTCCTTCAGATGTGGTTATGCCTCTGCTGAGGTACCAAAAGGAATGGTTAGCTTGGGCTTTGAAGCAAGAAGAATCTGCAACCAGAGGCGGGATCCTTGCGGATGAGATGGGGATGGGGAAGACTATTCAAGCAATTGCCCTCGTCCTTGCTAAACGGGAAATCAGACGAGCAATTGGTGACCCTGATGGACAACCTTTACCCTGTTCATCCAGTGGATTACCTGAAATCAAAGGCACACTTGTTATTTGTCCCCTGGTTGCTGTAATTCAGTGGGTAAGTGAGATTGAACGTTTCACCACAAAAGGAAGCAACAAGATACTTGTCTATCATGGGGCTAAAAGGGGAAAGAGTCTTCAGCAGTTCTCTGAATATGACTTTGTCATAACTACATACTCCATCGTCGAGTCTGAATACAGGAAAAATGTGATGCCGCCGAAAAAGAAGTGCGAGTGGTGTGGGAAGGCATTTTACGATCGTAAGATGAATATTCACCTGAAATATTTCTGTGGCCCTGATGCTGTTAAGACCGATAAGCAGTCAAAACAAAAGAGGAAGGGACCAAAACTTTCACTGAACAAATTAAAGCATAAGTCAGCATCTACTGAAGGCCAGGAAGATGAATCAATGGGTGTCAAGGATAAGGGCACTTGCAAGAAGTCTGGGAAGCGGGACAATACGGAAAAAGAACCAGGAGTTTGTTCATCCAAGGATAATTCAGCAGACATTGAAGAAAGCATACTCAGAAAGAACTCTATTTTGCACGCTGTTAAATGGGACCGAATTATTTTAGATGAG GCTCATTATATTAAAGATAGACATTGTAATACTGCAAAGGCTGTCCTTGCTTTGGAATCTTCGTTCAAATGGGCTTTAAGTGGAACTCCTCTGCAGAATCGTGTCGGAGAGCTTTATTCACTG GTTCGCTTCCTGCAGATAGTCCCATACTCATATTACTTCTGTAAAGATTGTGATTGTAGGACACTTGATTACAG TTCCTCAACCGAGTGTTCGAACTGCCCTCATAAATCTGTGAGGCACTTTTGCTGGTGGAACAAG TATGTTGCGACACCAATACAAGCTCAAGGGAATATTGGTGATGGTAAAAGAGCCATGATCTTGCTAAAGCATAAAATGTTGAAGAGCCTAGTGCTAAGACGCACTAAAAAGGGCCGGGCAGCAGATCTTGCACTTCCTCCAAGAATC GTTTCATTAAGACGGGACATGCTTGATATGAAAGAAGAAGACTATTACACATCATTGTACAATGAAAGTCAATCACAATTTAATAC ATATGTTGAGGCAGGAACTTTGATGAATAACTATGCTCATATATTTGACCTCCTTACTCGACTGAGACAG GCCGTTGATCACCCTTACCTTGTGGTATATTCTAAAACTGCTATGGAAAGACTTGGACTCGAGGCTGATTCCAGTGGTGATGAACAAGTATGTGGCTTATGTCATGAGACAGTAGAAGATCCTGTG gtCACGTCATGTGCACATGTCTTCTGCAAGTCATGTTTGATCGATTTCTCTGCAAGTAGGGGACGAGTCTCTTGCCCTTCATGTTCAAAACCACTTACTGTTGACTTCAGTACAAATGTGGGCCATGGAGAGCCAAATGCTAAAACAACTATTAAAGGTTTTAAATCATCAAGTATTCTAAACAGGATCAGGCTTGACAATTTCAAGACAAGCACGAAAATTGATGCTTTG AGGGAAGAAATCCGATTCATGGTTGAAAGGGATGGTTCAGCAAAAGGAATTGTTTTCAGCCAATTCACATCATTCTTGGATTTGATACACTACTCCCTCCGGAAG TCTGGCGTTACTTGCGTTCAATTGGTGGGGTCCATGTCCATGGCTGCTAGGGATGCTGCAATTTCAAGATTTACCAATGATCCAGATTGCAGAATCTTCCTTATGAGCTTAAAAGCTGGAGGTGTTGCTCTGAATCTCACCGTTGCTTCGCAT GTTTTCTTGATGGACCCCTGGTGGAATCCAGCAGTGGAACGACAAGCCCAAGATAGAATCCATCGGATAGGCCAATACAAGCCCATCAG GATTGTGAGATTTGTCATTGAGAACACAATTGAGGAAagaattttgaagttgcaagAGAAGAAGGAACTAGTCTTTGAAGG GACCGTGGGTGGCTCTTCTGAAGCACTTGCGAAACTAACAGAGGCAGACTTGCGGTTTCTCTTTATGACCTAA
- the LOC131330648 gene encoding DNA repair protein RAD16 isoform X2: MKLRSRRVGTSKHGADPGFIDSTEEDDDPLSYSDSDYSATSDESDEGELMENNLNKMMRNVKAFSPPRKIIASLNSALKDIAGPSYQGGSSSDSDLEDYVTKRRKVGMKKDEVHSSSKRGEREVEQEGAVRNNYQACGDYNNYQAYGDYNLGIDFLEVERKIKLKRRKKKKGEGPILLWEVWEEEQEKWIEENILKDVDLENHNEVVAETVDAPSDVVMPLLRYQKEWLAWALKQEESATRGGILADEMGMGKTIQAIALVLAKREIRRAIGDPDGQPLPCSSSGLPEIKGTLVICPLVAVIQWVSEIERFTTKGSNKILVYHGAKRGKSLQQFSEYDFVITTYSIVESEYRKNVMPPKKKCEWCGKAFYDRKMNIHLKYFCGPDAVKTDKQSKQKRKGPKLSLNKLKHKSASTEGQEDESMGVKDKGTCKKSGKRDNTEKEPGVCSSKDNSADIEESILRKNSILHAVKWDRIILDEAHYIKDRHCNTAKAVLALESSFKWALSGTPLQNRVGELYSLVRFLQIVPYSYYFCKDCDCRTLDYSSSTECSNCPHKSVRHFCWWNKYVATPIQAQGNIGDGKRAMILLKHKMLKSLVLRRTKKGRAADLALPPRIVSLRRDMLDMKEEDYYTSLYNESQSQFNTYVEAGTLMNNYAHIFDLLTRLRQAVDHPYLVVYSKTAMERLGLEADSSGDEQVCGLCHETVEDPVVTSCAHVFCKSCLIDFSASRGRVSCPSCSKPLTVDFSTNVGHGEPNAKTTIKGFKSSSILNRIRLDNFKTSTKIDALREEIRFMVERDGSAKGIVFSQFTSFLDLIHYSLRKSGVTCVQLVGSMSMAARDAAISRFTNDPDCRIFLMSLKAGGVALNLTVASHVFLMDPWWNPAVERQAQDRIHRIGQYKPIRIVRFVIENTIEERILKLQEKKELVFEGTVGGSSEALAKLTEADLRFLFMT; this comes from the exons ATGAAGCTTCGCTCTCGTCGCGTTGGGACTTCAAAGCACG GCGCAGATCCCGGTTTTATAGATAGCACTGAGGAAGATGATGATCCTCTGTCATATTCAGATTCTGATTATAGTGCCACCAGTGATGAAAGTGATGAAG GTGAACTTATGGAAAACAATTTGAACAAGATGATGCGAAACGTGAAGGCCTTCTCCCCACCACGCAAAATAATAGCCTCGCTAAACTCTGCACTGAAGGATATTGCTGGACCTAGTTATCAGGGAGGTAGTTCTAGTGATTCTGATCTCGAGGATTATGTGACGAAAAGGAGGAAAGTGGGCATGAAGAAAGATGAGGTGCATTCAAGTTCCAAGAGAGGGGAACGAGAAGTTGAGCAAGAGGGTGCTGTCAGAAACAATTATCAAGCATGTGGAGATTATAATAATTATCAAGCATATGGAGATTATAATCTGGGGATTGATTTTCTTGAAGTGGAGAGGAAGATAAAActgaaaaggaggaaaaagaagaaaggggaAGGGCCAATCTTGTTGTGGGAAGTTTGGGAAGAAGAACAAGAGAAATGGATTGAAGAGAATATACTGAAGGATGTTGATTTAGAGAATCACAATGAAGTGGTTGCTGAAACTGTTGATGCTCCTTCAGATGTGGTTATGCCTCTGCTGAGGTACCAAAAGGAATGGTTAGCTTGGGCTTTGAAGCAAGAAGAATCTGCAACCAGAGGCGGGATCCTTGCGGATGAGATGGGGATGGGGAAGACTATTCAAGCAATTGCCCTCGTCCTTGCTAAACGGGAAATCAGACGAGCAATTGGTGACCCTGATGGACAACCTTTACCCTGTTCATCCAGTGGATTACCTGAAATCAAAGGCACACTTGTTATTTGTCCCCTGGTTGCTGTAATTCAGTGGGTAAGTGAGATTGAACGTTTCACCACAAAAGGAAGCAACAAGATACTTGTCTATCATGGGGCTAAAAGGGGAAAGAGTCTTCAGCAGTTCTCTGAATATGACTTTGTCATAACTACATACTCCATCGTCGAGTCTGAATACAGGAAAAATGTGATGCCGCCGAAAAAGAAGTGCGAGTGGTGTGGGAAGGCATTTTACGATCGTAAGATGAATATTCACCTGAAATATTTCTGTGGCCCTGATGCTGTTAAGACCGATAAGCAGTCAAAACAAAAGAGGAAGGGACCAAAACTTTCACTGAACAAATTAAAGCATAAGTCAGCATCTACTGAAGGCCAGGAAGATGAATCAATGGGTGTCAAGGATAAGGGCACTTGCAAGAAGTCTGGGAAGCGGGACAATACGGAAAAAGAACCAGGAGTTTGTTCATCCAAGGATAATTCAGCAGACATTGAAGAAAGCATACTCAGAAAGAACTCTATTTTGCACGCTGTTAAATGGGACCGAATTATTTTAGATGAG GCTCATTATATTAAAGATAGACATTGTAATACTGCAAAGGCTGTCCTTGCTTTGGAATCTTCGTTCAAATGGGCTTTAAGTGGAACTCCTCTGCAGAATCGTGTCGGAGAGCTTTATTCACTG GTTCGCTTCCTGCAGATAGTCCCATACTCATATTACTTCTGTAAAGATTGTGATTGTAGGACACTTGATTACAG TTCCTCAACCGAGTGTTCGAACTGCCCTCATAAATCTGTGAGGCACTTTTGCTGGTGGAACAAG TATGTTGCGACACCAATACAAGCTCAAGGGAATATTGGTGATGGTAAAAGAGCCATGATCTTGCTAAAGCATAAAATGTTGAAGAGCCTAGTGCTAAGACGCACTAAAAAGGGCCGGGCAGCAGATCTTGCACTTCCTCCAAGAATC GTTTCATTAAGACGGGACATGCTTGATATGAAAGAAGAAGACTATTACACATCATTGTACAATGAAAGTCAATCACAATTTAATAC ATATGTTGAGGCAGGAACTTTGATGAATAACTATGCTCATATATTTGACCTCCTTACTCGACTGAGACAG GCCGTTGATCACCCTTACCTTGTGGTATATTCTAAAACTGCTATGGAAAGACTTGGACTCGAGGCTGATTCCAGTGGTGATGAACAAGTATGTGGCTTATGTCATGAGACAGTAGAAGATCCTGTG gtCACGTCATGTGCACATGTCTTCTGCAAGTCATGTTTGATCGATTTCTCTGCAAGTAGGGGACGAGTCTCTTGCCCTTCATGTTCAAAACCACTTACTGTTGACTTCAGTACAAATGTGGGCCATGGAGAGCCAAATGCTAAAACAACTATTAAAGGTTTTAAATCATCAAGTATTCTAAACAGGATCAGGCTTGACAATTTCAAGACAAGCACGAAAATTGATGCTTTG AGGGAAGAAATCCGATTCATGGTTGAAAGGGATGGTTCAGCAAAAGGAATTGTTTTCAGCCAATTCACATCATTCTTGGATTTGATACACTACTCCCTCCGGAAG TCTGGCGTTACTTGCGTTCAATTGGTGGGGTCCATGTCCATGGCTGCTAGGGATGCTGCAATTTCAAGATTTACCAATGATCCAGATTGCAGAATCTTCCTTATGAGCTTAAAAGCTGGAGGTGTTGCTCTGAATCTCACCGTTGCTTCGCAT GTTTTCTTGATGGACCCCTGGTGGAATCCAGCAGTGGAACGACAAGCCCAAGATAGAATCCATCGGATAGGCCAATACAAGCCCATCAG GATTGTGAGATTTGTCATTGAGAACACAATTGAGGAAagaattttgaagttgcaagAGAAGAAGGAACTAGTCTTTGAAGG GACCGTGGGTGGCTCTTCTGAAGCACTTGCGAAACTAACAGAGGCAGACTTGCGGTTTCTCTTTATGACCTAA
- the LOC131330700 gene encoding uncharacterized protein LOC131330700 has translation MIQLFFWAILGEMVVILILLFKTPLRNLAVMALSRLKRDAGPLVAKTVAGVVFVMMSTSVYNITEIHSRPIESLNPTDQVLLGRQMLEASLMGFLLFLSLVIDRLHQTVEAAKKQNQAMEDAKSGSSDELKVLGEEISSLKTKIKQLESECESKGKEVKAAEADV, from the exons ATGATACAGCTATTCTTCTGGGCGATACTGGGGGAAATGGTGGTGATCCTGATCCTCCTCTTCAAAACCCCTCTGAGGAACCTCGCGGTCATGGCGTTGAGCCGCCTGAAGCGAGACGCTGGCCCTCTCGTCGCGAAAACCGTTGCCGGGGTCGTCTTCGTCATGATGTCGACCTCCGTCTACAACATTACCGAAATCCATAGCCGTCCCATCGAGTCCCTCAATCCCACGGACCAGGTCCTCCTCGGCAGGCAGATGCTCGAAGCTTCTCTTATGG GATTTTTGCTGTTTCTCTCGCTAGTGATTGATAGACTACACCAAACCGTGGAGGCTGCAAAGAAGCAAAACCAAGCCATGGAAGATGCAAAAAGTGGCAGTTCAGACGAGCTCAAAGTCTTGGGTGAGGAGATCTCCTCATTGAAAACAAAGATCAAGCAGCTGGAATCTGAATGTGAATCAAAAGGGAAAGAGGTGAAGGCTGCAGAAGCCGATGTATGA